The following are encoded together in the Sphingomonas insulae genome:
- the addB gene encoding double-strand break repair protein AddB, which produces MAEARKPQLFTIPSHKAFADTLVAGLMRRTAGDAMALARGLVLLPNNRAARAVTAGFVRASGGGLLLPRLVTLGSPDLGEAVGAALDPVDDPAPPPPAIDPMQRRMILARLVFEERARAGAAIDTAEAVRLAGELCHTLDQLLVEEVPPEALRDIDLAPELTEHWQRALSTFSIVLERWPVELAALGRIDAATRRRMLLDRLERRWRAVPPAGFVCAAGITDPAPAVARLLRCVAEAPQGMTVFAGLDLAMPQDEWDALGPHKPDPETGYARRSIETHPQFHLKLMLDRMSVGRGEVANWPGTAGPDAGAVRSRAIANALAPAAFTGKWTELKAEDRRLTGVVAAELATPAEEAQTIALALRGALEQEGQTAALVTPDRALARRVAVHLKRWNIDANDTAGRPLSILPPGTLLLALAEAAAQRFAPMALLALLKHPLVRNVPGDRAIRGAWLDGTRGVDRGLRGPRPAAGLGGITAHLVSNRRDRAAAWFAEAAGLLKPIELTCERGAQPLPMLLAVLRETAQALCGDDLWSGPAGRAAAEFLDALEREAGVGPPRIAPDGLAPLLRGLMDEVAVRPGSGVGHPRIAIYGLLEARLQTADLMVLGGLNEGVWPGRPAPDPWLAPRIRATLGLPGLDRAVGVAAHEFGQALGAPRAIVTRARRDAASPALASRLWLRLQAMAGDRFVRARDLEGWAQALDDPGEHAPAARPAPLPSPALRPRVISVTEIDRLKADPYAFYARRVLGLMPLDPVDADPSAAWRGTAVHDILEQWWKLDGCAPDRLMDRAHAMLEDERTHPMMRALWRPRLVEAVDWIARTVAEQDAAGRKVASAEGQGRIAVDGVTLSGRYDRVDRLADGTLAIVDYKTGKPPSSAAVRAGYSLQLGLLGAIAERGGFAEVAGRAGGFEYWSLGKKRDQFGYIESPVDAEGKRDKIVTDQFVGIAMEQFRAAAAAWLTGDAPFTAKLVPEYAPYAEYDQLMRRDEWYGRD; this is translated from the coding sequence ATGGCTGAGGCGCGCAAGCCGCAGCTTTTTACGATACCCTCTCACAAGGCGTTCGCCGACACGCTGGTGGCCGGATTGATGCGGCGGACGGCGGGGGATGCGATGGCGCTGGCCCGTGGGCTGGTGCTGTTGCCCAACAACCGCGCCGCGCGCGCGGTGACCGCAGGATTCGTCCGGGCGAGCGGCGGCGGGTTGCTGCTGCCGCGGCTGGTGACGCTGGGCAGCCCCGACCTTGGCGAGGCGGTCGGCGCCGCGCTCGATCCGGTCGACGATCCGGCCCCGCCGCCGCCCGCCATCGACCCGATGCAGCGCAGGATGATCCTGGCGCGGCTGGTGTTCGAGGAGCGCGCGCGCGCCGGTGCCGCGATCGATACGGCGGAGGCGGTACGGCTGGCGGGGGAATTGTGCCACACGCTGGACCAGTTGCTGGTGGAGGAGGTGCCGCCGGAGGCGCTGCGCGACATCGATCTTGCCCCCGAACTGACCGAACATTGGCAGCGCGCCCTGTCGACGTTTTCGATCGTGCTGGAACGCTGGCCGGTGGAACTGGCCGCGCTGGGGCGGATCGATGCGGCGACGCGGCGGCGCATGCTGCTCGACCGGCTGGAGCGGCGCTGGCGCGCGGTGCCGCCCGCAGGGTTCGTCTGCGCGGCGGGGATCACCGATCCGGCGCCGGCGGTGGCGCGGCTGCTGCGCTGCGTGGCGGAGGCGCCGCAGGGCATGACGGTGTTTGCCGGACTCGACCTTGCGATGCCGCAGGACGAGTGGGATGCGCTCGGCCCGCACAAGCCCGATCCCGAAACCGGCTATGCACGCCGATCGATCGAGACACATCCGCAATTCCACCTGAAGCTGATGCTCGACCGGATGAGCGTCGGGCGGGGCGAGGTGGCGAACTGGCCGGGCACCGCGGGGCCTGATGCCGGTGCCGTGCGCAGCCGCGCGATCGCCAATGCGCTGGCGCCGGCGGCGTTCACCGGCAAGTGGACCGAGCTGAAGGCCGAAGACCGGCGATTGACCGGCGTCGTCGCAGCCGAACTCGCGACCCCGGCGGAAGAGGCGCAGACGATCGCCTTGGCGCTCAGGGGGGCGCTGGAGCAGGAGGGGCAGACCGCGGCGCTGGTGACGCCGGATCGCGCCCTGGCGCGGCGGGTGGCGGTGCACCTGAAGCGCTGGAACATCGATGCCAACGATACCGCGGGCCGGCCGCTGTCGATCCTGCCGCCGGGAACACTGCTGCTCGCGCTGGCGGAGGCGGCGGCACAGCGGTTCGCGCCGATGGCGCTGCTGGCGCTGCTGAAGCATCCGCTGGTGCGCAACGTACCGGGCGACCGGGCGATCCGCGGCGCATGGCTGGACGGGACGCGCGGTGTCGACCGCGGCTTGCGCGGACCCCGGCCGGCCGCCGGGCTGGGCGGCATCACCGCGCATCTGGTGTCGAACAGGCGCGATCGGGCAGCGGCGTGGTTCGCCGAGGCGGCGGGGCTGCTGAAGCCGATCGAGCTCACGTGCGAACGGGGCGCGCAGCCGTTGCCGATGCTATTGGCGGTGCTGCGCGAGACGGCGCAGGCGCTGTGCGGCGATGACCTGTGGTCGGGGCCGGCGGGGCGGGCCGCGGCGGAATTCCTGGATGCGCTGGAGCGGGAAGCGGGGGTCGGACCGCCGCGGATCGCGCCGGACGGCCTCGCCCCGTTGCTGCGGGGTTTGATGGACGAGGTGGCGGTGCGGCCGGGGTCGGGGGTCGGCCATCCCCGCATCGCCATCTATGGCCTGTTGGAAGCGCGGTTGCAGACCGCCGACCTGATGGTGCTGGGCGGGTTGAACGAAGGCGTCTGGCCGGGGCGGCCGGCGCCCGATCCGTGGCTGGCGCCGCGCATCCGCGCGACGCTGGGGCTGCCGGGGCTGGACCGGGCGGTCGGCGTGGCGGCGCACGAATTCGGGCAGGCGCTGGGCGCACCGCGCGCGATCGTGACCCGGGCGCGCCGTGATGCCGCATCGCCGGCGCTCGCATCGCGGCTGTGGCTACGGCTGCAGGCGATGGCGGGCGACCGGTTCGTGCGTGCCCGCGATCTGGAGGGGTGGGCGCAGGCGCTCGACGATCCGGGCGAGCATGCGCCGGCGGCGCGACCGGCGCCGCTGCCATCGCCGGCGCTGCGGCCCAGGGTGATTTCGGTGACCGAGATCGATCGGTTGAAGGCGGACCCCTATGCCTTCTACGCCCGCCGCGTGCTCGGGCTGATGCCGCTGGACCCGGTCGATGCCGATCCCAGCGCAGCGTGGCGGGGTACGGCCGTGCACGACATCCTGGAACAATGGTGGAAGCTGGACGGCTGCGCGCCGGACCGGTTGATGGATCGTGCCCATGCGATGCTGGAGGACGAACGCACCCACCCGATGATGCGCGCGCTGTGGCGGCCGCGCCTGGTCGAGGCGGTCGACTGGATCGCGCGCACCGTGGCCGAACAGGACGCGGCGGGCCGCAAGGTCGCTTCGGCAGAGGGGCAGGGGCGGATCGCGGTCGATGGCGTCACGCTGTCGGGCCGGTACGACCGCGTCGACCGGCTGGCGGACGGCACGCTGGCGATCGTCGACTACAAGACCGGCAAGCCGCCGTCGTCCGCCGCGGTGCGCGCGGGCTACAGCCTGCAACTCGGATTGCTCGGCGCGATCGCCGAACGCGGCGGGTTCGCCGAAGTGGCGGGGCGCGCCGGCGGTTTCGAATATTGGTCGCTGGGCAAGAAGCGCGACCAGTTCGGCTATATCGAGAGTCCGGTCGATGCCGAGGGCAAGCGCGACAAGATCGTCACCGACCAGTTCGTCGGGATCGCGATGGAGCAGTTTCGCGCCGCTGCCGCAGCGTGGCTGACCGGGGACGCGCCGTTCACCGCCAAGCTGGTGCCGGAATATGCGCCCTATGCCGAATACGACCAGTTGATGCGCAGGGACGAATGGTATGGCCGGGACTGA
- a CDS encoding nucleotidyltransferase family protein, protein MSRQRTLRPDPGGRVPETAMVMAAGLGKRMRPLTATRPKPLVEVAGKPLIDHVFDRLASAGVTRAVVNVHYLADTLEAHVTNRFDGIDVVISDERRQLMETGGGLVQARDLLGDAPVLVINSDNLWIDGPVDALKLLSHRWDDATMDALLLVVPYARANNHRGQGDFRVAPDGRIIGRRKEGATAPFVYTGIQIIHPRLIRDWPEGPFSTNLFWNRAIEAGRAYAQVHQGLWFDVGTPAAIPKTEAVIANG, encoded by the coding sequence ATGAGCCGGCAGCGCACGCTGCGCCCCGATCCGGGCGGGCGGGTACCGGAGACGGCGATGGTGATGGCCGCCGGGCTCGGCAAGCGGATGCGGCCGCTGACCGCCACCCGGCCGAAACCGCTGGTCGAAGTCGCCGGCAAGCCGCTGATCGACCATGTCTTCGACCGGCTGGCGAGCGCGGGCGTCACGCGCGCGGTCGTCAACGTCCACTATCTGGCCGATACGCTGGAGGCGCATGTCACCAACCGGTTCGACGGGATCGACGTGGTCATCAGCGACGAACGCCGCCAGCTGATGGAAACCGGCGGCGGGCTGGTCCAGGCGCGCGACCTGCTGGGCGATGCGCCGGTGCTGGTCATCAACAGCGACAATCTGTGGATCGACGGGCCGGTCGACGCGCTTAAGTTGCTCAGTCATCGCTGGGACGATGCGACCATGGACGCGTTGCTGCTGGTGGTGCCCTATGCGCGTGCCAACAATCATCGCGGGCAGGGCGATTTCCGCGTCGCGCCCGATGGCCGCATCATCGGCCGGCGCAAGGAAGGCGCCACCGCGCCGTTCGTCTACACCGGCATCCAGATCATCCATCCGCGGCTGATCCGCGATTGGCCGGAGGGGCCGTTTTCCACCAACCTGTTCTGGAACCGCGCGATCGAGGCGGGGCGCGCCTATGCGCAGGTGCATCAGGGCCTGTGGTTCGACGTCGGCACCCCCGCCGCGATTCCGAAGACGGAGGCGGTGATCGCCAATGGCTGA
- a CDS encoding aminoglycoside phosphotransferase family protein, whose translation MIPPAGAPAFLAQHGWTGAITPVAGDASFRRYFRVTGEGRSAILMDAPPPHEDPRPFIAIAQWLRGRGFAAPAIHAADLDQGLVLLEDFGDARLREAADMDEPAALPLYAAAIDLLVDLRAHPAEGLAPYDRAVLHREAGLLVEWYCPAVGLDVDIEGYRAAWDAVFDHGLTDRPVTVLRDYHAENLMLVGAEQSLGLLDFQDALAGHPAYDLVSLLQDARRDVDPSVEEAMLRRYRAATGADDAFMAAYHVLGAQRNAKIIGIFTRLWKRDGKPRYPTLCPRVWAYLERDLSQPVLGPVARWFDDNIPPELRGDPAVLGA comes from the coding sequence ATGATCCCGCCCGCCGGCGCCCCCGCCTTCCTAGCGCAGCACGGCTGGACGGGTGCGATCACCCCCGTTGCCGGCGATGCCTCGTTCCGCCGCTATTTCCGGGTGACGGGTGAAGGGCGCAGCGCGATCCTGATGGATGCGCCGCCGCCGCACGAAGACCCGCGGCCGTTCATCGCCATCGCGCAATGGCTGCGCGGGCGCGGCTTTGCGGCGCCCGCGATCCATGCCGCGGATCTGGACCAGGGACTGGTGCTGCTGGAGGATTTCGGCGACGCCCGGCTGCGCGAGGCGGCGGATATGGACGAGCCGGCTGCGCTGCCGCTGTACGCCGCGGCGATCGACCTGCTGGTCGACCTGCGCGCACATCCGGCGGAGGGACTGGCGCCGTACGACCGGGCGGTGCTGCATCGCGAGGCGGGGCTGCTGGTCGAATGGTATTGCCCGGCGGTGGGGCTGGACGTCGACATCGAGGGTTATCGCGCCGCCTGGGATGCGGTGTTCGACCATGGGCTGACGGATCGGCCGGTGACAGTGTTGCGCGACTATCACGCCGAGAACCTGATGCTGGTCGGCGCGGAGCAGTCGCTGGGCCTGCTCGATTTCCAGGATGCGCTGGCCGGCCATCCCGCCTACGATCTCGTCTCGCTGTTGCAGGATGCGCGGCGCGACGTCGATCCGAGCGTCGAGGAGGCGATGTTGCGCCGCTATCGCGCGGCGACCGGCGCCGACGACGCATTCATGGCGGCCTATCACGTGCTCGGCGCGCAGCGAAACGCGAAGATCATCGGCATCTTCACCCGGTTGTGGAAGCGCGACGGCAAGCCGCGCTATCCGACGCTGTGCCCGCGGGTATGGGCCTATCTGGAACGCGACCTATCGCAGCCGGTGCTTGGCCCGGTGGCGCGCTGGTTCGATGACAACATACCGCCGGAATTGCGCGGCGACCCCGCGGTGCTGGGCGCATGA
- the tsaE gene encoding tRNA (adenosine(37)-N6)-threonylcarbamoyltransferase complex ATPase subunit type 1 TsaE, whose protein sequence is MIAPVVNLADAAATEAFGASLALLVQPGDVIALSGDLGMGKTSIARGLLAALGLAGEAPSPSFAIVQPYDPPDVRMPVLHVDLYRIDDPAEMAELGLDEAMSDALLLVEWPERAPGYWPHALALTLSPAPDGGRILTADVPTGWRRRWPT, encoded by the coding sequence ATGATCGCCCCCGTGGTGAACCTGGCCGATGCCGCTGCGACCGAGGCGTTCGGGGCATCGCTGGCGCTGCTGGTGCAGCCGGGCGACGTCATCGCGCTGAGCGGCGACCTCGGCATGGGCAAGACCAGCATCGCGCGGGGACTGCTCGCGGCGTTGGGGCTTGCGGGGGAGGCGCCCAGTCCCAGTTTCGCGATCGTCCAGCCCTATGACCCGCCCGACGTGCGGATGCCGGTGCTGCACGTCGATTTGTATCGGATCGACGACCCTGCCGAGATGGCGGAACTGGGACTGGACGAGGCCATGTCCGATGCGCTGCTGCTGGTCGAATGGCCGGAGCGGGCGCCGGGGTATTGGCCGCACGCGCTGGCGCTCACCCTCTCTCCGGCACCGGACGGCGGACGAATCTTGACAGCGGACGTGCCGACGGGTTGGAGGCGGCGATGGCCGACATGA
- a CDS encoding sensor histidine kinase, with protein sequence MIQLSVMAAVVCGAIIALLLGGAGYALFVGWRLHGEAVAVLDRSREAEALRSVSPAMAMLVRADGRVEMPPRLVDWFGLSMAPRFLQDLAAADAGLHPVEAQALANDIKAAQRAGRGFERALHPQGSGRAITVRGSRAPGELGATGAVVVWTLDATDSESEITRLRDEVGQLSIAFDALTGLIEAAPLPMWYRGSDLRLAMVNTAYVRAVEGVDAADVVTRQLELVEGSGRGGPRAGAQAARAMGQPQREVLPATIEGERRSLEVHDVPLPTGGVASFAVDIEDLEQSRAGAKRFAEAQRAMLDRLSAGVAQFGPDRGLVFCNQPFRRMFAMRAEWLADRPEFDRVLERMREASRLPEVRDFPSWKAERRAWFVPGDTAIEENWHLPGGTHLRVVAQPLPDGGLLAIFEDRTEQVQLASARDTLLRVRTATFDNLFEALAVFAADGKLQLWNNRLRSVWGFEEEFLAAHPRVDAFAEAAASKLATPNRAALIPELVRSATAERQQRGGRVAFADGRHFEFAAVPLPDGNALLTMLDITDSRRAEQALRDRANALEAADRVKTQFVANMSYELRTPLTSISGFAEMLHAGYAGALSTDAGSYVEAILQSVERLGLLIDDVLDLTQGGDDAEIERADVDLAAVARTAAETIMPAAKRRKLDFAVELARSTGRVSGDPKRLKEVVEHLLRHAVASTPEGGRILLHADGNATGARIIVSDDGFGMDAESVARAFDRFGEPGMQPTGERALGLGLPLAKQFVEAHGGRIDLVSEPGEGTLVTVELPRR encoded by the coding sequence TTGATCCAGCTTTCAGTGATGGCGGCAGTCGTATGCGGCGCGATTATCGCGCTGCTGCTCGGCGGGGCCGGCTATGCGCTGTTCGTCGGCTGGCGCCTGCATGGCGAGGCGGTGGCGGTGCTGGATCGCAGTCGCGAGGCGGAGGCGCTGCGCAGCGTATCGCCGGCGATGGCGATGCTGGTACGCGCCGACGGCCGGGTCGAGATGCCGCCCCGGCTGGTCGACTGGTTCGGGCTGAGCATGGCGCCGCGGTTTCTGCAGGACCTGGCGGCGGCCGATGCGGGGCTGCACCCGGTCGAGGCGCAGGCGCTGGCAAACGACATCAAGGCAGCGCAGCGCGCCGGCCGCGGCTTCGAACGCGCGTTGCACCCGCAAGGATCTGGGCGGGCGATCACGGTGCGCGGCAGCCGGGCGCCCGGCGAATTGGGCGCGACCGGTGCGGTGGTGGTCTGGACGCTGGATGCGACCGATAGCGAATCGGAGATCACGCGCCTGCGCGACGAGGTCGGGCAGCTGTCGATCGCGTTCGATGCGCTGACCGGCCTGATCGAGGCGGCACCGTTGCCGATGTGGTATCGCGGATCGGACCTGCGGCTGGCGATGGTCAACACCGCCTATGTAAGGGCTGTCGAGGGGGTGGATGCCGCCGACGTCGTGACACGGCAGCTGGAACTGGTCGAGGGATCGGGCCGCGGTGGTCCGCGTGCCGGCGCGCAGGCGGCGCGCGCGATGGGCCAGCCGCAGCGCGAGGTGCTGCCCGCGACGATCGAGGGAGAGCGACGCTCGCTGGAGGTGCACGACGTGCCGCTGCCGACCGGCGGCGTGGCGAGCTTCGCGGTCGACATCGAGGATCTGGAACAGTCGCGGGCGGGCGCCAAGCGCTTCGCCGAGGCGCAGCGCGCGATGCTCGATCGGCTGTCGGCCGGCGTCGCGCAGTTCGGGCCGGATCGCGGCCTCGTCTTTTGCAACCAGCCGTTTCGCCGCATGTTCGCGATGCGCGCCGAATGGCTCGCCGATCGCCCCGAGTTCGACCGCGTGCTGGAACGGATGCGCGAGGCCAGCCGCCTGCCCGAGGTGCGCGATTTTCCGAGCTGGAAGGCGGAGCGGCGCGCGTGGTTCGTCCCCGGCGACACGGCGATCGAGGAAAACTGGCACCTGCCCGGCGGCACCCACCTGCGCGTCGTCGCGCAGCCGCTGCCGGACGGCGGCCTGCTGGCGATCTTCGAGGATCGGACCGAGCAGGTCCAGCTGGCGAGCGCGCGCGACACGCTGCTGCGGGTGCGCACCGCGACCTTCGACAATCTGTTCGAGGCGCTGGCGGTGTTCGCCGCCGACGGCAAGTTGCAATTGTGGAACAACCGGCTGCGGTCGGTGTGGGGGTTCGAGGAGGAATTCCTCGCGGCCCATCCCCGCGTCGATGCCTTCGCCGAGGCGGCGGCTTCGAAGCTGGCGACCCCCAATCGCGCCGCGCTGATCCCCGAACTGGTGCGATCGGCGACCGCGGAGCGGCAACAGCGCGGCGGCCGCGTCGCCTTTGCCGACGGGCGGCATTTCGAATTCGCCGCGGTCCCGCTGCCCGACGGCAATGCGTTGCTGACAATGCTCGACATCACCGACAGCCGGCGCGCCGAACAGGCCTTGCGCGACCGTGCCAACGCGCTGGAGGCGGCGGACCGGGTGAAGACGCAGTTCGTCGCCAATATGAGCTACGAACTGCGCACGCCGCTGACCTCGATCAGCGGGTTCGCCGAAATGCTGCACGCGGGCTATGCGGGCGCCTTGAGCACGGATGCCGGCAGCTATGTCGAGGCGATCCTGCAATCGGTCGAGCGGCTGGGCCTGTTGATCGACGACGTCCTCGACCTGACGCAGGGCGGCGACGATGCCGAGATCGAGCGCGCCGACGTCGACCTGGCCGCGGTGGCGCGGACCGCGGCGGAGACGATCATGCCGGCGGCAAAGCGGCGCAAGCTCGATTTCGCGGTCGAACTCGCGCGGTCGACGGGCCGGGTGAGCGGCGATCCCAAGCGGTTGAAGGAAGTGGTCGAGCATCTGTTGCGCCATGCCGTAGCGTCGACGCCGGAGGGCGGGCGCATCCTGTTGCACGCCGATGGCAACGCGACGGGCGCCCGGATCATCGTGTCCGACGATGGCTTCGGGATGGACGCGGAGAGCGTGGCGAGGGCGTTCGACCGGTTTGGCGAACCGGGGATGCAGCCGACCGGCGAACGTGCGCTCGGCCTCGGCCTGCCGCTCGCCAAACAGTTCGTCGAGGCGCATGGCGGGCGGATCGATCTGGTGTCCGAGCCCGGCGAGGGGACATTGGTGACGGTGGAATTGCCGCGTCGGTGA
- the ahcY gene encoding adenosylhomocysteinase has translation MATALAPNAKTGEHTDYVIKDIALADFGRAEIRIAETEMPGLMALRSEFGASQPLKGARITGSLHMTIQTAVLIETLTALGADVRWATCNIFSTQDHAAAAIAATGVPVFAVKGESLADYWDYVGDIFTWDADVDGQTANIILDDGGDATMFALWGAKLEAGHTLGEPENEEEIEFQRALKAFIAKKPGYLTETVKNLKGVSEETTTGVHRLYEIAKKGELPFPAINVNDSVTKSKFDNLYGCKESLVDAIRRATDVMLAGKVACVAGFGDVGKGSAQSLRNGGARVMVTEVDPICALQAAMEGFEVVTMDEAVTRADIFCTATGNADVITADHMKAMKPMSIVCNIGHFDSEIQIAALSNYKWTEVKPGTDLVEFPDGKQIIVLAKGRLVNLGCATGHPSFVMSASFTNQTLAQIELWTAGEKYKNEVYVLPKHLDEKVAALHLEKLGVHLSKLTAKQAGYIGVPLEGPFKPDHYRY, from the coding sequence GTGGCTACTGCGCTCGCGCCAAATGCCAAAACTGGCGAACATACCGATTACGTCATCAAGGACATCGCGCTCGCCGACTTCGGTCGCGCCGAAATCCGCATCGCCGAGACCGAAATGCCGGGCCTGATGGCGCTGCGCAGCGAGTTCGGTGCGTCGCAGCCGCTGAAGGGCGCACGCATCACCGGTTCGCTGCACATGACGATCCAGACCGCGGTGCTGATCGAGACGCTGACCGCATTGGGCGCCGACGTCCGCTGGGCAACGTGCAACATCTTCTCGACGCAGGACCATGCCGCCGCCGCAATCGCCGCGACCGGTGTGCCGGTGTTCGCGGTGAAGGGCGAGAGCCTAGCCGACTACTGGGATTATGTCGGCGACATTTTCACCTGGGACGCGGATGTCGACGGCCAGACCGCCAACATCATCCTCGACGACGGCGGCGATGCCACCATGTTCGCGCTGTGGGGCGCCAAGCTGGAAGCCGGCCACACGCTCGGCGAGCCGGAGAATGAAGAAGAGATCGAGTTCCAGCGTGCGCTGAAGGCGTTCATCGCCAAGAAGCCGGGTTACCTGACTGAGACGGTCAAGAACCTGAAGGGCGTTTCGGAAGAGACGACCACCGGCGTGCACCGCCTGTATGAGATTGCGAAGAAGGGCGAACTGCCTTTCCCGGCGATCAACGTCAACGACAGCGTCACCAAGTCGAAGTTCGACAACCTCTACGGCTGCAAGGAATCGCTGGTCGACGCGATCCGTCGCGCCACCGACGTGATGCTCGCCGGCAAGGTCGCCTGCGTCGCCGGCTTCGGTGACGTCGGCAAGGGTTCGGCGCAGTCGCTGCGCAACGGCGGCGCCCGCGTGATGGTGACCGAAGTCGATCCGATCTGCGCGTTGCAGGCCGCGATGGAAGGGTTCGAGGTCGTGACGATGGACGAGGCGGTGACCCGCGCCGACATCTTCTGCACCGCGACCGGCAACGCCGACGTCATCACCGCCGATCACATGAAGGCGATGAAGCCGATGTCGATCGTCTGCAATATCGGCCATTTCGACAGTGAGATCCAGATCGCCGCGCTGTCGAACTACAAGTGGACCGAGGTGAAGCCGGGCACCGACCTGGTCGAATTCCCGGACGGCAAGCAGATCATCGTGCTGGCCAAGGGCCGCCTGGTGAACCTGGGCTGCGCGACCGGCCACCCGTCGTTCGTGATGTCGGCCTCGTTCACCAACCAGACGCTCGCACAGATCGAGCTGTGGACGGCCGGCGAGAAGTACAAGAACGAAGTGTACGTCCTGCCCAAGCACCTCGATGAAAAGGTCGCGGCGCTGCACCTCGAAAAGCTGGGCGTGCATCTGTCGAAGCTGACGGCGAAGCAGGCCGGCTACATCGGCGTGCCGCTCGAAGGACCGTTCAAGCCGGATCACTACCGCTACTGA
- a CDS encoding YqgE/AlgH family protein, with protein sequence MQTPVYLSGQFLLAMPGMIDPRFDHAVIAMCAHDEDGALGIGVGATIDGLGLHDLLDQFEIPHGVAPDAPVHFGGPVEPRRGFVVHSGDWGGQDTIDVAGRWSLSSTLDVLRAIAEGSGPTRWLVALGYAGWGAGQLDGELSRPGWFHVEGDAGLLFDHPAAARWASAFGSAGIDPRLLAPTTGNA encoded by the coding sequence ATGCAAACGCCAGTCTACCTTTCCGGCCAGTTCCTGCTCGCGATGCCGGGCATGATCGATCCCCGCTTCGATCATGCGGTGATCGCGATGTGCGCCCATGACGAGGACGGCGCGCTGGGGATCGGCGTGGGGGCGACGATCGACGGACTGGGCCTGCACGACCTGCTCGACCAGTTCGAGATACCGCATGGCGTCGCCCCCGACGCGCCGGTGCATTTCGGCGGCCCGGTGGAGCCACGGCGCGGGTTCGTGGTGCATTCCGGCGATTGGGGCGGGCAGGACACGATCGACGTCGCCGGACGCTGGTCGCTGTCGAGCACGCTCGACGTGCTGCGCGCCATCGCCGAGGGCAGCGGGCCGACGCGGTGGCTCGTCGCGCTCGGCTATGCCGGATGGGGGGCGGGACAGCTGGACGGCGAGCTGTCGCGGCCGGGATGGTTCCATGTCGAGGGCGATGCGGGCCTGCTGTTCGATCACCCCGCCGCGGCGCGCTGGGCGAGCGCGTTCGGCAGCGCCGGGATCGATCCACGCCTGCTCGCGCCGACCACGGGCAATGCCTGA
- a CDS encoding peroxiredoxin, which yields MTITVGDKLPSATLVKVTPDGPDQVATDSFFAGRTVALFAVPGAFTPTCSAKHLPGFVEKREELNAKGVDEIACTSVNDAFVMAAWGKSSDADGITMLADGNGDFAEAIGLTMDGSKFGMGKRSQRYTMLVEDGVVKQLHVEEPGEFKVSSAEYLLGEL from the coding sequence ATGACGATCACCGTCGGCGACAAACTGCCCAGCGCCACCCTCGTCAAGGTCACGCCCGACGGCCCGGACCAGGTCGCCACCGATTCGTTCTTCGCCGGCCGCACCGTCGCGCTGTTCGCCGTTCCCGGCGCCTTCACCCCGACCTGTTCGGCCAAGCATCTGCCCGGCTTCGTGGAAAAGCGCGAAGAGCTGAACGCGAAGGGCGTCGACGAGATCGCCTGCACCTCGGTCAACGACGCCTTCGTCATGGCCGCCTGGGGCAAGTCCTCCGATGCCGACGGCATCACCATGCTGGCGGACGGCAACGGCGATTTCGCCGAGGCGATCGGCCTGACCATGGACGGCAGCAAGTTCGGCATGGGCAAGCGCAGCCAGCGCTACACGATGCTGGTCGAGGACGGCGTCGTGAAGCAGCTCCACGTCGAAGAGCCGGGCGAGTTCAAGGTCAGCAGCGCCGAATACCTTCTCGGCGAGCTGTAA